In Hemicordylus capensis ecotype Gifberg chromosome 3, rHemCap1.1.pri, whole genome shotgun sequence, one DNA window encodes the following:
- the LOC128350886 gene encoding interferon-induced protein with tetratricopeptide repeats 5-like, with protein sequence MSEISKASLKKILLQLECHFTWMLLKEDIDPDELEERIAEQIRFLLTTSKIRNYNLLAYVKYLNGKKEEALENLQKAEEAVKIEHPEETEKESLVIWSNYAWVYYYMDKLQEVQIYIKKVESTCKQHGSASPYKMSLPGIHGEKGWSLLKFGGKYYEKAKESFEKALEEEPQNPEFNSGYAITVYRQEDYYGKKSAAEGSSLEPLRRAVRLNPDNVFVMPLLALKLQEIGQVKEGLKYIEESLEKYPDIPYVLRYAAKFYRREGDLKKPLVFLKKALSFTPNSGFLYHQIGLCYRTQYFGMKKRKQPRQEMDELLRCCIFHFKKVVERKPKFFYAHLDLANMYAEGKRFQEAEEMFQKAFAMNKLTSSEKQQLHLNYGCYQLFHKKSESEAIEQYLEGLKIATESFERNKCKYHLKNLIEKKTKKGLGDAKSFGILGFLHQLDGEKQQAIECYEQAHEMDPDNEEYFSALWDLRLSLRS encoded by the exons ATGAG TGAAATTTCTAAGGCTTCTTTAAAGAAGATCCTTCTGCAACTTGAATGCCATTTTACTTGGATGTTGCTGAAGGAGGATATTGATCCTGATGAATTAGAGGAAAGAATTGCCGAACAGATTAGATTTTTGCTAActacatccaaaatccggaattaCAATTTGCTGGCCTATGTGAAATATTTGAATGGCAAAAAGGAAGAAGCTCTGGAAAATTTACAAAAAGCGGAAGAGGCTGTTAAAATAGAGCACCCAGAGGAAACTGAAAAGGAGAGTCTTGTTATATGGAGCAACTATGCTTGGGTGTACTATTATATGGACAAACTTCAAGAAGTACAAATCTATATAAAGAAGGTGGAAAGTACCTGCAAACAGCATGGTAGTGCCTCTCCATATAAGATGAGTCTTCCAGGGATCCACGGTGAAAAGGGGTGGTCACTCCTAAAATTTGGGGGAAAGTATTATGAAAAAGCCAAGGAAAGTTTTGAGAAAGCATTGGAAGAAGAACCCCAAAATCCAGAATTTAATTCTGGTTATGCAATCACAGTGTACCGTCAGGAAGACTATTATGGGAAAAAGTCTGCAGCAGAAGGATCATCACTGGAGCCCTTGAGGCGTGCAGTAAGACTGAATCCTGATAATGTATTTGTCATGCCTCTCCTTGCATTAAAGCTTCAGGAAATTGGTCAAGTTAAAGAAGGGCTAAAATATATTGAAGAAAGTCTTGAAAAGTACCCAGACATTCCCTACGTCCTGAGATATGCTGCCAAGTTTTACAGAAGAGAAGGTGACCTGAAAAAACCCCTGGTTTTCTTAAAGAAGGCATTGAGCTTTACGCCAAATTCTGGCTTTCTGTACCATCAGATTGGCCTTTGCTATAGAACACAGTACTTTGGAATGAAAAAGAGAAAACAGCCTAGACAAGAGATGGACGAACTGCTCAGATGTTGCATTTTTCATTTCAAAAAGGTGGTGGAGCGCAAACCCAAGTTTTTCTATGCTCATCTGGATCTTGCAAATATGTATGCCGAAGGGAAACGTTTTCAGGAAGCAGAAGAAATGTTTCAGAAAGCATTTGCGATGAACAAGTTAACTTCTAGCGAAAAACAGCAGCTGCATCTCAACTATGGGTGCTATCAGCTATTTCATAAAAAATCAGAATCTGAAGCTATTGAACAATATCTGGAAGGGTTGAAGATTGCAACTGAATCCTTTGAGAGAAACAAGTGCAAATATCATTTGAAGAACTTAATAGAAAAGAAAACTAAGAAAGGTTTAGGAGATGCCAAGAGTTTTGGCATCCTTGGATTTCTTCACCAGCTtgatggagaaaagcagcaagcaATTGAGTGCTATGAGCAAGCCCATGAGATGGATCCTGATAATGAAGAATACTTCAGTGCACTTTGGGACTTAAGGCTTTCCTTAAGAAGCTAG